In Pseudomonas sp. PDNC002, the DNA window GGCGTCAGAGCGACGCGCAGACGCCCGAGGAAGTAGGTCAGTACCAGTTCGAGGAGCACGAGGCCAAGGTGCGGCGCACCAACCTGTGGCGCACGCCCTGAGCGACCCGCTCGGTTGCCGCCTCAGTTGCTGACGTAGCGCTGCAGGATGCGCCGATCCTCGCCCTCGTCCACCAGCGCCTTCAGCGTCTGGGCGTAGCGCTGCACGAAGTCCTCGTCCTGGGTGCGCTTGCTGAAGGCGACCTCCGCCGACTCAGCCGAGACCACCACCTTCGTCGGCTCGATGCTCGATGCCAGCCCCAGTTGCTGCAACTCGTACTGACCGCTGTGCTCGTCGGCGATGATGCCGTCGATGCGGCCCTTGTCGACCATGTGCCAGAGGTTGCTGCGACTGGCATTGAAGAACACCCGCGCGGCGTAGTCCGGGTCAGACATCAGTTGGCGGAAGGGCTCGCCGTAGGACACGTCGATCTGTGCGCCCAGACGGAAATCGTTGCGCGGCAGGTCGGCAAGCTCGTGCAGGCTGTCGCGGGCCGGCAAGTCCCGGCGGACGAAGAGAATGTTGCGTGATGGCGGCAGCACCGTGCCGGAGAAATAGGCGTATGCCTCGCGCTCGGGCTTGCGGAACGCGCCGGGCAGCACGTCCAGCCGGCCAAGCTCCAACTCCTTGAGCGCGCGTGCCCACGGCAGCTTGACCATCCTCACGCTGCAACCCAGGTGCTCCAGGACTTCGCGATTCAGCTCGACGTAGAGGCCGCCAACGCTGCCATCGGGCAGTTGCATGCTGAACGGCGGATCGTCATCCCAGCGCAGCGTCTTCTCGCAGGCGCCCAGCGGCACCGACAGCAAGGCCAGGCCCAGCACGGCCAGAGGACGCAGACGTGCGGCAATGAAGAACGACAGGCGAACGGCTGGCGGCAAGATCACGGCTCACGACAGGAGAAGACGGATCGCCCGAGTGTATTGAACAGCGCCCCTCGGTGACCAGTACCGCCGCTATTCGGACGTTCGCTCCATGTACGTCACTGCCAGCCGTAGCGCCGCGCGAACCAGCCCTTCACCGCCTGGGTCAGCGCCATGTAGCCCAGCAGGATCGCGGCCAGCCAGGGCCAGTAGTCCAGCGGCAGCGCCTGCATGCGG includes these proteins:
- a CDS encoding transporter substrate-binding domain-containing protein, producing the protein MILPPAVRLSFFIAARLRPLAVLGLALLSVPLGACEKTLRWDDDPPFSMQLPDGSVGGLYVELNREVLEHLGCSVRMVKLPWARALKELELGRLDVLPGAFRKPEREAYAYFSGTVLPPSRNILFVRRDLPARDSLHELADLPRNDFRLGAQIDVSYGEPFRQLMSDPDYAARVFFNASRSNLWHMVDKGRIDGIIADEHSGQYELQQLGLASSIEPTKVVVSAESAEVAFSKRTQDEDFVQRYAQTLKALVDEGEDRRILQRYVSN